Proteins encoded in a region of the Deltaproteobacteria bacterium genome:
- a CDS encoding NADH-quinone oxidoreductase subunit L — MSAWFSDLTLLGCFLCMILPLASFGLIMIFTRTNHKLSLAISLVASTLPLFIAWSFLYKYWHITEPIIYNYDWIISDFIKIPFGFLLDPTSLLMLTIVATISWLVQIYSIGYMEGDPGFGNYYAFLSLFALSMLGVSISSGLLQLYICWELVGLSSYLLIGFWYEKFSASEAGKKAFVVTRFGDVGFFMGLAFLTIFYGNLEIANINSAAVAQSMPPWLISTAALLIFCGVMGKSAQFPLHVWLPDAMEGPTPVSALLHSATMVAAGVFLIARIYPFFSASPEAMTVALALGTITLIISSTIGMVATDIKQVWAYSTVSQLGFMIMGLAAGSYFAGYFHLTTHAGFKALLFLCSGVFIHHFGTNDFFVMAAQGGRKLVIPMVTITIAALALSGIFPFSGFFSKEAILGALYHHPNKFWLLMGLFGAFLTAYYTFRVIFVMLFPKTTAPEESHGHEKLHEEHHGVPWVMAIPLIILATFTLILGFCQGYLERFLLGHALHHEHNYLLLISAVGCALSGIALAWYDWGSKKAKCVGFISYVPVLENFFIQKWYMDHFWRWFLNTFIYGTFSRLFTYNDRRVVDGGVDTVAFSTIGSGRMLSFFQTALLQLNLLFMIVVVAGVGLYLLIGR, encoded by the coding sequence ATGTCCGCCTGGTTTTCGGACCTGACCTTATTGGGATGCTTTCTGTGTATGATCTTGCCCCTGGCCAGCTTTGGGCTGATCATGATCTTTACCCGTACCAACCACAAGCTATCGCTGGCCATCTCTCTGGTGGCCTCCACCCTTCCTTTATTTATCGCCTGGAGCTTTCTGTATAAATATTGGCATATTACCGAACCCATCATCTATAACTATGACTGGATCATCTCTGATTTTATCAAGATCCCGTTTGGGTTCCTGCTGGATCCTACCAGCCTGTTGATGCTGACTATTGTGGCCACCATCAGCTGGCTGGTGCAGATCTACTCCATCGGCTATATGGAGGGTGATCCGGGATTCGGCAATTATTATGCCTTCCTTTCGCTGTTCGCCCTGTCCATGCTGGGCGTCAGCATCTCCAGCGGCCTGTTGCAGCTTTATATCTGTTGGGAGCTGGTGGGGCTGTCTTCCTATCTACTGATCGGTTTCTGGTATGAGAAATTCTCGGCCTCCGAGGCCGGCAAGAAGGCCTTTGTGGTCACCCGCTTCGGCGACGTCGGCTTTTTCATGGGACTGGCCTTTCTGACCATTTTTTACGGCAACCTGGAAATTGCCAATATTAATTCCGCCGCGGTTGCCCAGAGCATGCCCCCCTGGCTGATCTCCACTGCGGCCTTGCTGATTTTCTGTGGGGTAATGGGTAAAAGCGCCCAGTTCCCTCTGCATGTCTGGCTGCCCGACGCCATGGAAGGTCCGACGCCGGTCAGCGCCCTGTTACATTCAGCCACCATGGTGGCCGCCGGCGTTTTTCTGATTGCCCGGATCTATCCCTTTTTCAGCGCCTCCCCGGAGGCTATGACCGTGGCTCTGGCGTTGGGGACCATCACCCTCATAATTTCCTCCACTATTGGCATGGTGGCCACCGACATTAAACAGGTCTGGGCCTATTCCACCGTCAGCCAGCTCGGTTTCATGATCATGGGCTTGGCAGCCGGAAGTTACTTTGCCGGCTACTTTCATCTGACTACCCATGCCGGATTCAAGGCGCTCCTCTTTTTATGTTCCGGGGTATTCATCCATCATTTCGGCACCAATGATTTCTTTGTGATGGCTGCCCAGGGCGGCCGAAAATTAGTGATTCCCATGGTTACTATTACTATTGCGGCGCTGGCCCTGTCGGGCATCTTCCCCTTTTCCGGCTTTTTCAGTAAAGAGGCCATCCTGGGCGCTTTATATCACCACCCCAACAAATTCTGGTTGCTCATGGGGTTGTTCGGGGCCTTTTTGACCGCCTATTACACCTTCCGGGTAATCTTCGTGATGCTGTTCCCCAAGACTACCGCGCCGGAGGAATCGCATGGCCATGAGAAGCTTCATGAAGAGCATCACGGGGTCCCCTGGGTGATGGCCATCCCATTAATAATTCTGGCTACCTTTACCCTGATTCTGGGGTTCTGCCAGGGCTACCTGGAACGATTTCTGTTGGGCCATGCGCTGCATCATGAACATAATTACCTCCTTTTGATTAGTGCCGTGGGGTGCGCCTTATCTGGCATCGCTCTGGCCTGGTATGATTGGGGTTCCAAGAAGGCCAAGTGCGTCGGCTTTATCTCGTATGTGCCGGTGTTGGAGAATTTCTTTATCCAAAAATGGTATATGGACCATTTCTGGCGCTGGTTCTTAAACACCTTTATCTATGGGACGTTTTCCCGCCTGTTCACCTATAACGACCGGCGGGTGGTGGACGGCGGGGTGGATACTGTCGCCTTCTCAACCATTGGCAGCGGGCGGATGCTCTCCTTTTTCCAGACCGCCCTTTTGCAACTGAACCTGTTATTCATGATCGTGGTAGTAGCCGGAGTCGGGCTCTACCTGTTAATAGGCCGATAA
- the nuoK gene encoding NADH-quinone oxidoreductase subunit NuoK → MINNLETYLYIAVVLFAIGLYGVLARRNLIAVLISVELMLNAAMINFMAFNRFLAPHPAVGQIYALFIMAVAAAEAAIGLSIIIAIYRKLKSINVEHVTELRG, encoded by the coding sequence ATGATCAACAACCTAGAAACTTACCTTTACATTGCTGTGGTCCTTTTTGCGATCGGTCTGTATGGAGTTTTGGCCCGACGCAACCTGATTGCGGTGTTGATTTCGGTGGAACTGATGCTCAATGCGGCCATGATTAATTTTATGGCCTTCAATCGGTTCCTGGCCCCGCATCCCGCCGTGGGACAGATCTACGCCCTGTTTATCATGGCGGTGGCCGCGGCCGAAGCCGCCATTGGTTTAAGTATCATCATCGCTATTTATCGGAAGTTGAAATCCATTAACGTGGAACACGTTACTGAACTTCGAGGTTGA